Proteins encoded in a region of the Prunus persica cultivar Lovell chromosome G4, Prunus_persica_NCBIv2, whole genome shotgun sequence genome:
- the LOC109948874 gene encoding transcription factor GTE12-like, which produces MALSTRNRKRKQLGDGVAPFEFPFQTQKIKRVSGVFETQQNLAVEKKPTTSLPLRKGLSPKQIKTIPLASSPRKHRKSEELGFDGLCQTQKIKRQKLGFEFDCSEILGCLMNLRHLSRYFEKPVVDPVYFHDIWRPMDFGTVKSKLERGVYSSPDGFAADVRLTLSNALRYYPPGRIERAAAKHLSGVFESKWKEALEKNPKSVCPSPLPEVKGLAVLPKLKQGKSSSPSSVLQSQGLGVSDSQSVDSTKHDELATLVDNAMDQASENLSQCKAVRIHALKLRFSGTISKANKILKGIPDSPPRRKSMQRMKQRESARHAISNMKKSVQFEDPLQDLKQLEMLCGCGSEDPFLQVRLGMPLKKLGVFLREDDELQGQDEEAFLNGDREEGEICS; this is translated from the coding sequence ATGGCGTTGTCTACTCGAAATCGAAAGCGTAAACAATTGGGGGATGGCGTTGCTCCGTTTGAGTTTCCATTTCAGACCCAGAAGATCAAGAGGGTTTCTGGGGTTTTTGAGACCCAACAGAATTTAGCCGTGGAGAAAAAGCCGACTACTTCTCTTCCTCTGCGCAAGGGTTTGTCGCCCAAACAGATAAAGACCATCCCTTTGGCTTCGTCTCCTAGAAAGCATAGAAAATCGGAGGAGTTAGGTTTTGATGGTCTCTGTCAGACTCAGAAGATCAAGAGGCAAAAACTAGGTTTTGAGTTTGATTGTTCTGAAATTTTGGGGTGTCTGATGAACCTCCGCCATTTGAGTAGGTACTTTGAGAAGCCTGTTGTTGATCCGGTTTATTTCCACGACATCTGGAGGCCGATGGATTTCGGTACTGTGAAATCCAAATTGGAGAGGGGTGTCTACTCCAGTCCTGATGGGTTTGCTGCTGATGTGAGGCTTACCTTGTCAAATGCTTTAAGATATTATCCGCCTGGGAGGATTGAGCGTGCAGCAGCCAAGCATCTCAGTGGTGTTTTTGAGAGCAAGTGGAAGGAAGCCCTGGAGAAAAACCCCAAGTCTGTTTGTCCTTCTCCTCTGCCCGAAGTGAAGGGTTTGGCAGTGTTACCCAAACTGAAACAGGGCAAGAGCTCTTCTCCTTCTAGCGTTCTTCAAAGTCAAGGGCTTGGTGTTTCTGATTCTCAGTCAGTTGATTCAACCAAACACGATGAGTTGGCCACCCTTGTTGATAATGCCATGGATCAGGCCTCAGAGAATCTTTCCCAATGTAAGGCCGTCCGAATTCATGCACTAAAGCTACGATTTTCAGGTACTATATCGAAAGCAAACAAGATACTTAAGGGTATACCTGATTCTCCACCAAGGAGAAAATCGATGCAGCGGATGAAGCAAAGGGAGTCGGCTCGCCATGCCATTTCGAACATGAAGAAGTCAGTGCAATTTGAGGACCCTTTACAGGATCTCAAACAACTTGAGATGCTGTGTGGCTGTGGCAGTGAAGATCCTTTTCTACAGGTCCGCCTCGGAATGCCGCTTAAGAAATTGGGTGTATTCCTCAGGGAAGATGATGAGTTGCAAGGTCAGGACGAGGAAGCCTTTTTGAATGGAGATCGGGAGGAAGGTGAGATCTGCTCTTGA
- the LOC18780981 gene encoding uncharacterized protein LOC18780981 produces MEVPQDYMVEEREEYMVSPTGGNPFLRKAYFLKPTLPSSAKEPPLKLPLCFSSLPSHFEPKKKWPLKVKFPGWRTVSEDFITWVDRLASVHESTWKKAGIYEAILSSRYEIRRQGDLACGFAEKWCSETNSFIFPWGEATITLEDVMILGGFSVLGHTVLSPLETTESKEIEEKLNRERRTPYRDVSRDVLASEWLKKFKNSGTEFEHEAFLALWLSRFVFQGASCRIHKHAISMAIHLARGTRIALAPAVLASIYRDLGLLKREIVASNQLKRGRATSEAILRSPFQLVQVWAWERFSELRPKPNDINYTKPRMARWEGVDGLKVKNLRIVLDSAGEDFMWRPYAMAMENWHLPNYYPHKEKWVLVGPDLDDELLSFVRCLRVSELVGLGTIEHYLPHRVAMQFGFDQELPCSVTRRRNSDVAWKHYNREINNVKLYLPPRLFEGDVSTKYLKWWKQSVLGLEDANEAAVPQEKKDQSVNCSLLRANHTPAPPSFPPKWDRMEAPINEDKLTVSEVLKHNRTKKHRNLEIRQDGDSEKLLSDKIQLASPISDKKFNKDMVSIVGNECHSHSSLFEKGLLEFEKRDSELEVRFKRLESVVQELKAHTSGTSFRKS; encoded by the coding sequence ATGGAGGTTCCTCAAGACTACAtggttgaagagagagaagagtacATGGTTTCACCAACTGGTGGAAACCCATTTCTCAGAAAAGCCTACTTTCTCAAACCCACTTTGCCATCCTCCGCAAAGGAACCTCCTTTGAAGCTGCCTCTTTGTTTCTCCTCCCTCCCATCCCATTTTGAGCCAAAGAAGAAATGGCCTTTGAAGGTTAAATTCCCAGGATGGCGTACGGTCTCAGAAGACTTCATAACTTGGGTCGACCGCTTAGCTTCTGTACACGAATCTACATGGAAGAAAGCTGGTATTTATGAAGCAATTCTTAGTTCAAGGTACGAAATAAGAAGGCAAGGCGATTTGGCTTGTGGGTTTGCTGAGAAATGGTGCTCTGAGACCAATTCCTTCATTTTTCCATGGGGCGAAGCAACAATCACGTTGGAGGATGTTATGATTTTAGGAGGTTTCTCGGTTTTGGGGCACACTGTTTTAAGCCCACTTGAAACCACAGAATCGAAAGAAATTGAGGAGAAACTAAATAGAGAAAGAAGAACACCTTACAGGGATGTGTCTAGGGATGTTCTTGCAAGCGAATGGTTGAAGAAGTTCAAGAACAGTGGGACCGAATTCGAGCATGAAGCTTTTCTTGCCTTATGGTTGTCAAGGTTTGTTTTCCAAGGTGCTAGTTGTAGAATACATAAGCATGCTATATCCATGGCAATTCATTTAGCTAGGGGGACCAGAATTGCCCTTGCACCTGCTGTTCTTGCTAGCATTTATAGAGATTTGGGTTTGTTGAAGAGGGAAATCGTAGCTTCAAACCAATTGAAAAGAGGTCGTGCTACTTCAGAGGCTATTCTTAGGTCACCATTTCAATTAGTTCAGGTTTGGGCATGGGAAAGGTTCTCGGAACTTAGGCCAAAGCCCAATGATATTAATTATACTAAGCCAAGAATGGCGCGATGGGAAGGAGTTGATGGTCTCAAAGTCAAAAACTTGAGAATTGTTTTGGACTCAGCTGGAGAAGATTTCATGTGGCGCCCATATGCCATGGCCATGGAGAACTGGCATTTGCCTAACTATTATCCACATAAGGAAAAGTGGGTTTTGGTTGGTCCAGATTTGGATGATGAATTACTGTCCTTTGTTAGATGCTTGAGGGTCAGTGAGCTAGTAGGACTTGGTACTATAGAACACTACCTCCCGCATCGCGTTGCTATGCAATTTGGATTTGATCAAGAACTTCCATGCTCTGTTACCCGTCGTCGCAATTCTGATGTAGCCTGGAAGCATTACAACAGGGAAATCAATAATGTTAAGTTGTATCTTCCACCTAGGCTCTTCGAGGGGGATGTTAGCACAAAGTACTTGAAATGGTGGAAGCAATCAGTGTTAGGTCTCGAAGATGCAAATGAAGCTGCTGTGCCAcaggaaaagaaagatcaGAGTGTCAATTGCTCGCTACTAAGGGCTAATCACACCCCTGCACCTCCTAGTTTCCCTCCCAAATGGGACAGGATGGAAGCTCCTATAAATGAAGATAAACTAACTGTATCAGAAGTTTTGAAACATAATAGGACTAAGAAGCATCGAAATTTGGAGATTAGACAAGATGGTGACAGTGAGAAATTATTATCTGATAAAATCCAATTGGCATCTCCAATTTCagataaaaaattcaataaggaCATGGTAAGCATCGTAGGAAATGAATGTCATAGCCATAGCTCCTTATTTGAGAAAGGTCTATTGGAGTTTGAGAAACGAGATTCAGAGCTTGAAGTTAGGTTTAAAAGGCTTGAAAGTGTGGTTCAGGAGTTAAAAGCACATACGTCTGGGACAAGTTTCAGGAAAAGTTGA
- the LOC18778636 gene encoding uncharacterized protein LOC18778636: MEAQQKKQLVTVGLLIFTVFISGVGAWTGEIHGRVVCDVCGDSAVGPEDHVLEGAEVAVLCITKSGEVLNYQAFTNDKGIYTVAETMPESDRWDACLARPISSFHEHCTHVGDGSSGVKFSYNHPSGYSHTVRTFVYRQASVPAYCI, encoded by the exons ATGGAAGCACAGCAGAAGAAGCAGCTGGTGACGGTGGGTCTTCTTATCTTTACAGTCTTTATTTCTGGTGTCGGAGCTTGGACTGGTGAAATCCATGGCAGAGTTGTTTGTGATGTCTGTGGTGACTCCGCCGTTGGACCTGAAGATCATGTTCTAGAAg GTGCTGAGGTAGCTGTTCTATGCATTACAAAATCAGGGGAAGTTCTAAATTACCAGGCATTCACGAATGATAAGGGGATATATACAGTGGCAGAGACAATGCCTGAGAGCGACCGCTGGGATGCATGCCTGGCCCGGCCCATCAGCAGCTTCCATGAGCATTGCACTCATGTAGGGGATGGTAGCTCAGGAGTAAAGTTCAGTTATAATCACCCATCAGGCTATTCGCACACCGTCAGAACTTTCGTCTATCGACAAGCAAGTGTACCAGCATACTGCATTTGA
- the LOC18780736 gene encoding protein MAINTENANCE OF MERISTEMS, giving the protein MENPEDFMVEEREEYMISSTGGNPFLKLACFLKPTSSSSINEPPLKLTHCFSSLRSHSEPNKWPLKVQFRGWPPGREDWKTWVGQMASVHQPTWEKAGIYEAITNSTYHIRRENDLVYGFAEKWCSETNTFIFPWGEATITLEDVMVLGGYSVLGDSVLSPLEIPRLKQIQKKLLELRKEICKSAGLKEVSTNLWQKKFMNSGNEFEHEAFLVFWLSRYVFLGANYLIHTRVFSIAIHLAMGTRIALAPAVLASVYRDLGLLKGKIVASNQLKIDDAFIELVLKSPLQLVQVWAWERFLELRPKPNGINYAEPRMARWDKVNGPKVQNLRMVLDSAGGDFQWRPYAMAIENWNLPKCYPHWEKWVCVGPDLDDELLSFVRCLRVSELVGLGTIEHYLPHRVAMQFGYDQDLPCSVSRPNHNSDIAWKHYNKEIKNVKLYLPCRLFEADVSTKYLKWWKQSVSGLEEAAVPRKKRTKRVKLLVSPGFPPKRKRMEAEDPIDEDKLTVSEFLKYCKKHENFGIIQGSDGEKLSSQAQHFASSPIAQESYVNTMKSDENIVSLVSDEFQKRQSELEARFKRIKNVVDELYFRKSL; this is encoded by the coding sequence ATGGAGAATCCAGAAGACTTTAtggttgaagagagagaagagtacATGATTTCATCAACTGGTGGAAACCCATTTCTCAAACTAGCCTGCTTTCTAAAACCTACTTCGTCATCCTCCATAAATGAACCTCCTTTGAAGCTTACTCATTGTTTCTCCTCCCTCCGATCACATTCTGAGCCAAACAAATGGCCCTTGAAGGTTCAATTTCGCGGATGGCCGCCAGGCCGAGAAGATTGGAAAACTTGGGTTGGTCAAATGGCTTCTGTTCACCAACCCACATGGGAGAAAGCTGGTATATACGAAGCAATCACTAACTCAACGTACCATATAAGAAGAGAGAACGATTTGGTTTATGGGTTCGCTGAGAAATGGTGTTCTGAGACCAATACTTTCATTTTTCCATGGGGTGAAGCAACCATCACATTGGAGGATGTTATGGTTTTAGGGGGTTATTCTGTTTTGGGAGACTCTGTTTTGAGCCCTCTTGAAATCCCACGACtgaaacaaattcaaaagaaactACTTGAATTGCGAAAAGAGATTTGCAAGAGTGCTGGGTTAAAAGAAGTTTCCACAAACTTATGGCAGAAGAAGTTCATGAACAGTGGGAATGAATTCGAGCACGAAGCATTCCTTGTCTTTTGGTTGTCCAGGTATGTTTTTCTTGGTGCTAATTATCTGATACATACCAGAGTTTTCTCCATTGCAATTCATTTAGCTATGGGGACCAGAATTGCCCTTGCGCCGGCTGTTCTGGCTAGTGTATATAGAGATTTGGGTTTGTTGAAAGGGAAAATTGTAGCTTCAAACCAATTGAAAATAGATGATGCTTTTATAGAACTCGTCCTTAAGTCACCACTTCAATTAGTTCAGGTTTGGGCATGGGAGAGATTCTTGGAACTTAGGCCAAAGCCCAATGGTATCAATTATGCAGAGCCAAGAATGGCTAGATGGGATAAAGTAAACGGCCCgaaagttcaaaacttgagAATGGTTTTAGACTCAGCTGGTGGAGATTTCCAGTGGCGCCCTTATGCCATGGCCATTGAGAACTGGAATTTGCCTAAATGCTATCCACACTGGGAAAAGTGGGTTTGTGTTGGTCCTGATTTGGATGATGAGTTACTTTCATTTGTTAGATGCTTGAGGGTCAGTGAGCTAGTTGGACTTGGTACTATAGAGCATTACCTTCCGCATCGCGTAGCTATGCAATTCGGATATGATCAAGACCTTCCGTGTTCTGTTTCTCGACCTAATCACAATTCTGATATAGCCTGGAAGCATTACAACAAGGAAATCAAGAATGTAAAGTTGTATCTTCCATGCAGGCTCTTTGAGGCAGATGTTAGCACAAAGTACTTGAAGTGGTGGAAGCAATCAGTTTCAGGTCTTGAAGAAGCTGCTGTGCCAcgaaaaaagagaacaaagagaGTGAAATTGTTAGTATCGCCTGGTTTTCCTCCCAAACGTAAAAGAATGGAAGCTGAAGATCCTATTGATGAGGATAAACTAACTGTATCAGAGTTTTTGAAATACTGTAAGAAGCATGAGAACTTTGGGATTATACAAGGTAGTGACGGTGAGAAATTATCAAGTCAAGCTCAACATTTTGCATCATCTCCAATTGCACAAGAAAGTTATGTTAATACCATGAAGTCTGATGAGAACATTGTAAGCCTCGTCAGTGATGAATTTCAGAAACGTCAGTCGGAGCTTGAAGCTAGATTTAAAAGGATTAAAAACGTTGTTGACGAGTTATATTTTAGGAAAAGCTTATGA
- the LOC18778965 gene encoding probable folate-biopterin transporter 4 yields MIQWLKRLRAAFGASFLWLVCLVYFTQGFRSFVWTAVSYQLKDRLKLSPSSSQFVFSIAFFPWSIKPLYGIVSDCIPIKGRKRVPYLVIATVLSLVPWLILGLNATLRSSKWNLMTFLTVQNLGSAMADVVVDAMIAEAVRRERATFAGDLQSISWFSMALGGICGSLSGGYALTNLQIHTIFLLFSVLPSIQLLSCGLVEEKSVTVDSKVLPEFYDSSSVDGVNGNSSFLDEDSFSEKKPNISMLRRKKSRKGGKKKRGTGKGQIAEKVDSLPSWWFRSLKAATFSLCHAFKQPLILRPMAWFFLAHVSIPNLSTVMFYYQTEFLSLEASFLGTARVVGWLGLMLGTFVYNQYLKTMKLRRILMLSHVGLSFLGLLDMVLVSRVNLTYGISDRIMVLCGSALSDAINQFKFMPFLILSGQLCPPGIEGTLFALFMSINNLGSTLGSFVGAGLASALNISSGSFDNLSLGIAIQVLCTFIPVGFLFLIPKEVTGVSA; encoded by the exons ATGATACAATGGCTGAAAAGATTAAGAGCTGCATTTGGAGCCTCGTTTCTCTGGCTCGTTTGCTTGGTTTACTTCACCCAG GGTTTCAGATCCTTTGTATGGACGGCAGTTTCTTACCAGCTGAAAGATAGGCTTAAGTTGTCACCCTCATCTTCCCAATTTGTGTTTTCAATTGCTTTCTTCCCATGGAGCATTAAACCATTATATGG AATTGTGTCTGATTGTATTCCaataaaaggaagaaaaagggtTCCGTATTTAGTGATTGCAACTGTGCTCTCTCTGGTGCCGTGGCTTATCCTTGGCCTGAATGCAACGTTGAGGAGTTCCAAATGGAACCTCATGACCTTCTTAACAGTCCAGAACCTGGGCTCAGCCATGGCAGATGTGGTAGTTGATGCAATGATTGCTGAGGCAGTAAGACGTGAGCG GGCCACATTTGCTGGAGACCTCCAGTCGATATCATGGTTTTCAATGGCTTTGGGCGGCATATGCGGGAGTTTGTCAGGAGGATATGCACTAACCAACTTACAGATACATacgatttttcttcttttttctgtacTACCATCCATACAGTTGTTATCATGTGGCTTGGTTGAGGAGAAATCTGTTACTGTAGATAGTAAAGTTTTGCCCGAATTTTATGACTCAAGTAGTGTCGATGGGGTGAATGGAAATAGTAGTTTTCTAGATGAAGATAGTTTCTCAGAGAAGAAACCCAATATCAGCATGttaaggagaaagaaaagtcGTAAGGGCGGCAAAAAGAAACGAGGTACTGGTAAAGGCCAGATTGCTGAAAAAGTTGACTCGTTGCCTTCATGGTGGTTCCGCTCTCTCAAAGCAGCCACTTTTAGTTTGTGCCATGCATTTAAACAACCACTCATTTTGAG ACCAATGGCTTGGTTTTTCCTAGCACATGTTTCCATTCCAAACCTCTCGACTGTGATGTTTTATTATCAGACAGAGTTTTTGAGCTTGGAAGCCTCCTTTTTGGGCACTGCACGTGTTGTGGGATGGTTAGGCCTCATGCTTGGAACCTTTGTATATAATCAGTACTTAAAGACAATGAAATTAAGAAGGATCCTCAT GTTGTCTCATGTTGGTTTGTCTTTCTTGGGTCTCCTAGATATGGTTTTAGTCTCTCGAGTAAATCTCACCTACGGAATATCAGATAGAATTATGGTGCTTTGTGGCTCAGCTCTCAGTGATGCAATCAATCAATTCAA GTTTATGCCATTTCTGATCTTATCTGGACAGCTATGCCCACCTGGAATTGAAGGGACTCTGTTCGCCCTCTTTATGTCGATAAACAACTTAGGGTCAACATTGGGGTCATTTGTCGGTGCTGGGTTGGCTTCAGCTTTAAACATCTCTTCAGGTTCTTTTGACAACCTTTCTCTGGGAATTGCCATTCAAGTTCTCTGCACTTTCATTCCTGttggttttctatttttgatACCAAAGGAAGTTACAGGGGTATCGGCGTAG
- the LOC18779860 gene encoding F-box/kelch-repeat protein At3g23880, whose protein sequence is MIYSFRWDNPEFSEYTRLIDRFADNEERSGRDFNVVGTCNGLVCLSLGYNKLRIWNPVRKFVILPCPISEYIARYAFGYDSRNKQRVGWSLARGSWKSLGVGSTGRGFLSELIQQPVFVNGALHWVQLNTMKGENGIMSFDMVSESFGETRVPQCVTKMLMCTLRHEENLALLTWDSASVYHLFSYDIWVMKEYGVRKSQCSPSRIYNKAIMLEK, encoded by the coding sequence ATGATTTACTCTTTCCGTTGGGACAATCCCGAGTTCAGTGAGTATACCCGGCTTATCGACCGTTTTGCTGACAATGAAGAACGTTCAGGCCGGGATTTCAACGTGGTTGGGACTTGTAACGGGCTCGTATGCCTTTCCTTAGGTTACAATAAACTAAGAATTTGGAATCCCGTTAGAAAGTTTGTGATTTTGCCATGCCCTATTTCTGAGTATATAGCTAGGTATGCCTTTGGCTATGATTCGCGTAACAAGCAGAGAGTGGGTTGGTCCTTAGCTCGGGGCTCGTGGAAGAGTCTTGGAGTTGGAAGTACTGGTCGAGGCTTTTTATCTGAACTCATCCAGCAGCCTGTTTTTGTCAATGGTGCTCTGCATTGGGTTCAACTCAATACGATGAAAGGGGAAAATGGAATTATGTCGTTTGATATGGTGAGTGAATCGTTTGGCGAGACTAGGGTTCCCCAATGTGTGACAAAAATGCTAATGTGTACCTTAAGACATGAGGAGAACCTTGCCTTGCTTACATGGGATTCTGCAAGCGTATACcatcttttttcttatgaCATCTGGGTGATGAAAGAGTATGGTGTCAGGAAGTCGCAGTGCTCGCCATCAAGAATTTATAATAAGGCCATTATGCTGGAGAAATAG